In Sphaerodactylus townsendi isolate TG3544 linkage group LG13, MPM_Stown_v2.3, whole genome shotgun sequence, one DNA window encodes the following:
- the FOXO4 gene encoding forkhead box protein O4 — protein MAEASGSPSAAGAEAVLDPDFPPQSRPRSCTWPLPRPELAGPPAEPDPEPGSGVGPGSGLGSPEEPGSGGVATAAASTAAGPGSGGARKSSGGARRNAWGSQSYADLISQAIESAPDKRLTLAQIYEWMVRSVPYFRDKGDSNSSAGWKNSIRHNLSLHSKFIKVHNEATGKSSWWMLNPEGGKSGKAPRRRAASMDNSSKLAKVRGKASKKKAAMQVTPEPPADSPGSQFPKWPGSPSARSNEDSDVWTSIRPRTSSNASTISLGLSPILTEQDDLPDEELLPSLVYSSASSNVPPTVTEELELIDSLNLMSPSSSLLSAQQHTSSGLGQRTSSFSLQTQSTATPAPSFSSSLFNPVDISLHSSGGHFSGPQTLEALLTSNSPPPSDVMMTQVDPILPQSGSRLNSQTFLLLGDQSSKSKISPINLLRKPLEQQLDSVGTTTLASTLTMVTAPQNAAGLVTLKASSPAQSTQVVHLGALPPVSAATLTPFGSNQDRLPNDLDVDMYMENLECDVDYIINTDLMDGEGLDFNFEPIPSAPTYPSTSQASNHTWVPS, from the exons ATGGCGGAGGCGTCTGGGAGCCCCTCGGCGGCGGGTGCAGAAGCCGTCTTGGACCCCGACTTCCCTCCACAGAGCCGGCCGCGTTCTTGCACATGGCCGCTACCCCGGCCGGAGCTGGCAGGACCGCCGGCGGAGCCCGACCCAGAACCCGGGAGCGGGGTGGGACCCGGGAGCGGCCTGGGCAGCCCCGAAGAGCCCGGCAGCGGCGGAGTCGCCACGGCGGCGGCTTCAACGGCGGCAGGCCCCGGCAGTGGTGGCGCGCGGAAAAGCAGCGGCGGGGCGCGTCGCAATGCCTGGGGTAGCCAGTCGTACGCGGACTTGATCAGCCAGGCCATCGAGAGCGCCCCGGACAAGCGGCTCACCCTGGCGCAGATCTACGAGTGGATGGTCCGTTCCGTGCCTTATTTCCGCGACAAGGGAGACAGCAACAGCTCCGCCGGGTGGAAG AACTCCATCCGGCATAACCTGTCTCTCCATAGCAAGTTCATTAAAGTTCACAATGAAGCTACAGGGAAGAGCTCATGGTGGATGCTCAATCCAGAAGGTGGTAAAAGTGGGAAAGCTCCACGGAGGAGAGCTGCCTCCATGGATAACAGCAGCAAACTGGCAAAAGTGCGGGGGAAAGCCTCAAAGAAAAAAGCGGCTATGCAGGTGACCCCAGAACCTCCTGCTGACAGCCCAGGCTCTCAGTTCCCCAAGTGGCCAGGCAGCCCCTCGGCAAGAAGCAATGAGGACTCTGATGTATGGACCAGTATCCGGCCTCGAACCAGTTCCAATGCCAGCACCATCAGTTTAGGACTTTCTCCAATCCTGACTGAGCAGGATGACCTTCCCGACGAGGAGCTTCTCCCTTCCCTCGTCTACTCCAGTGCATCTAGCAACGTTCCACCTACTGTGACAGAGGAGCTGGAACTCATTGATAGCCTAAATTTGATGTCACCAAGTTCATCTTTGCTGTCAGCTCAGCAGCATACTTCGAGCGGTCTGGGCCAGAGAACTTCCAGTTTTTCCTTGCAGACCCAGAGCACAGCTACTCCAGCACCATCGTTCAGTAGCTCCCTGTTCAACCCTGTTGATATTTCGCTGCACAGTTCTGGGGGCCATTTCTCTGGCCCACAGACGCTAGAAGCTCTCCTGACCTCCAATTCACCACCTCCTAGTGATGTGATGATGACGCAGGTAGATCCTATCCTCCCACAGAGTGGAAGCAGGTTGAACAGCCAGACTTTTCTACTGTTGGGGGACCAATCCTCTAAAAGCAAGATAAGCCCAATTAACCTGCTCAGAAAGCCTTTGGAACAGCAGCTGGATTCAGTTGGTACCACCACTTTGGCCTCCACACTTACTATGGTGACAGCTCCGCAAAATGCAGCTGGCCTGGTCACTTTGAAGGCGTCCAGCCCAGCGCAGTCTACTCAGGTGGTCCATCTGGGTGCTCTGCCACCTGTGTCTGCTGCCACTCTTACTCCTTTTGGAAGTAATCAGGATAGGCTGCCTAATGACTTGGATGTTGATATGTACATGGAGAACCTTGAATGTGATGTGGATTACATTATCAATACCGACCTCATGGACGGAGAAGGGCTGGACTTCAATTTTGAACCCATTCCTTCTGCTCCTACCTATCCCAGCACTTCGCAGGCCTCCAACCACACATGGGTACCCAGTTAA
- the SNX12 gene encoding sorting nexin-12 yields the protein MSEAAVADTRRLNSKPQDLTDAYGPPSNFLEIDIFNPQTVGVGRARYTSYELRMRTNLPIFKLKESCVRRRYSDFEWLKNELERDSKIVVPPLPGKALKRQLPFRGDEGIFEESFIEERRQGLEQFINKIAGHPLAQNERCLHMFLQEETIDRNYVPGKVRQ from the exons ATGTCTGAGGCGGCGGTGGCCGATACGCGGCGCCTCAACTCGAAGCCGCAGGATTTGACGGACGCCTACGGGCCGCCTAGCAACTTCCTAGAGATCGATATCTTCAATCCGCAGACCGTGGGCGTCGGTCGGGCCCGCTACACCAGCTATGAGCTCCGCATGAGA ACAAATCTACCCATTTTCAAACTGAAAGAGTCTTGTGTGAGACGACGATATAGTGACTTTGAGTGGCTGAAAAATGAGCTGGAGCGTGACAGTAAG ATTGTAGTGCCTCCACTTCCTGGCAAAGCCTTGAAACGCCAGCTTCCCTTCCGAGGAGATGAGGGCATCTTTGAGGAGTCTTTCATAGAAGAAAGAAGACAGGGCTTAGAACAGTTCATAAACAA AATCGCTGGACACCCGTTGGCACAAAACGAGCGCTGCTTACATATGTTCCTGCAAGAAGAGACCATTGATAGGAATTACGTCCCAGGGAAAGTTCGCCAGTAG